A DNA window from Panthera tigris isolate Pti1 chromosome X, P.tigris_Pti1_mat1.1, whole genome shotgun sequence contains the following coding sequences:
- the AWAT1 gene encoding acyl-CoA wax alcohol acyltransferase 1 produces MPYFKQPKHLQSLMLLQWPLSYLAMFWILQPFFIYLLFTSLWPLPVLYFVWFFLDWKTPEQGGRRSAWVRNWCAWTHIKDYFPITIQKTKDLSPEHNYLMGVHPHGLLTFGAFCNFCTEATGFSKIFPGITPHLATLSWFFKIPFVREYLMAKGVCSVSQPAIDYLLSHGTGNLVGIVVGGVGEALQSVPNTTTLILRKRKGFVRTALQHGAHLVPTFTFGETEVYDQVLFHKDSWMHKFQSCFRSIFGFYFCVFYGRGFRQGSTGLLPYSLPIVTVVGEPLPLPKIEKPSQEMVGKYHTLYMDALCKLFDQHKTQYGCSENQKLLFL; encoded by the exons ATGCCTTATTTCAAACAGCCTAAGCACCTCCAGAGTCTGATGCTTCTGCAATGGCCCTTGAGCTACCTTGCCATGT TTTGGATCTTGCAGCCATTTTTCATTTACCTGCTATTTACATCCTTGTGGCCACTACCAGTGCTTTACTTTGTCTGGTTTTTCCTGGACTGGAAGACCCCAGAGCAAG GTGGAAGGCGTTCAGCTTGGGTAAGGAACTGGTGTGCTTGGACCCATATCAAGGACTATTTCCCCATTACG ATCCAGAAGACAAAAGATCTGTCACCTGAGCACAACTACCTCATGGGAGTTCACCCTCATGGCCTTTTGACCTTTGGAGCCTTCTGCAATTTCTGCACTGAGGCCACAGGCTTCTCGAAGATCTTCCCAGGCATCACTCCCCACTTAGCCACACTGTCTTGGTTCTTCAAGATCCCATTTGTTAGGGAGTACCTCATGGCCAAAG GTGTATGCTCTGTGAGTCAGCCAGCCATTGACTACCTGCTAAGCCATGGCACTGGCAACCTCGTGGGCATCGTAgtaggaggggtgggagaggcccTACAAAGTGTGCCCAACACCACCACCCTCATCCTCCGGAAGCGCAAGGGATTTGTGCGCACAGCCCTCCAGCATGG GGCTCATCTTGTCCCCACATTCActtttggagaaactgaggtatATGATCAGGTGCTATTCCATAAGGACAGCTGGATGCACAAGTTCCAGAGCTGCTTCCGCAGTatctttggtttctatttttgtgtcttctatGGACGAGGCTTCCGCCAAGGCTCCACCGGGCTCCTGCCATACTCGCTGCCTATCGTCACTGTGG TTGGGGAGCCTCTACCACTGCCTAAAATAGAAAAACCAAGCCAGGAAATGGTGGGAAAATACCACACACTCTATATGGATGCCCTGTGCAAACTGTTTGACCAGCATAAGACCCAGTATGGCTGTTCAGAGAACCAAAAGCTGCTTTTCCTGTGA